In Desulfobacteraceae bacterium, the genomic window ACACCAGGCGACAGGCCTCGCAGACCAGCCCGTCACCGGCCTCGTTGAGTTTGATCGGCCCCTTGCACTTGGGGCAGGCCAGAATCTCCAGCAGGTCCGGTTCAATCGGCATAACGGTTTGGCTCCTGTGGCGTCGGTTGTGGATCGGGTCTGTCATGGTTGGCTTCCTATAGCAGACCTGGCGACGGCATGCAAAACAAAACCCGAAAACCGCGAGGCTGGGCGGCCATGAAAGCCGACTTGGGGTCCGCGGCCCCTGCCAGCGCAAGACCTGCCCAATCCGACCGGACCTTAGAAGCGTTGCAAAGGCCGCAAACCACGGAAACGAACTGATTTTGACTCGAAGCCGGCAATCGGCTATAAGGGCTTCGGTAAAAAATAATTGCATATTTTGCTTGTCTTGCGGTCCGGCTCAGGCTTTTGTGAAGTCAATTTTTTTGACGCGGGCCGGGCGTGATAGCTGGTCCAG contains:
- a CDS encoding Trm112 family protein gives rise to the protein MPIEPDLLEILACPKCKGPIKLNEAGDGLVCEACRLVYEIRDDIPIMLVEEARPLDD